CGGATGGGCGAAGGACAACCCGCGGTCGGAGACGGCCACGCCGATCGTCTTATCGCCGAGATCGAGCCCGGCGAGCGTCTTGCCCTCGGCGAGACGCTCCGGCAGTTCCTCGATTGAAATAATGCCCAACGGCTTCCTCTGACATTTGGGCGTCACACATCCTTTTGACGTTAGGAAGCGCTGCGCCACTTTAAATTTGCCGCCAGCGTTCTATCCTTTGGCAACGGGAAAATCGAGGAAAGCATTCATGAAACTGACCTGGTACGGGCATTCGGCATTCCGCGTCGAGACCAAGGACGCCACCATTCTCATCGACCCCTATCTGGTCGGCAATCCGTCCTGGACGGGCGGCTGGGAAGGGCCGGCGGAAGGTGTGACTCACGTTCTCCTGACCCACGGCCATAACGACCATGTCAGCGGCGCGGTCGAGGTGCTGAAGAAAAGCGGCGCCATGCTGGTCGCCAATTTCGAGATCTGCATGTACCTCGTCGGCCAGGGCGTCAGCGGCGACAAGATCAATCCGGGCAATATCGGCGGCACCGTCGATTGCGGGCCGTTCACCACGACGTTCGTCCAGGCGCTGCATTCGTCCTCCTTCGGCGGTGAAGGCAGCACCAACACCTATCTCGGCAATCCGGGTGGACTCGTCCTGCATTTTCCCGAAGACAAGACGCTCTACCACATGGGCGACACCGACATCTTCTCCGACATGGGGCTGATCAACGAGCTGCACGAGCCAAAGGTCGGCATCGTGCCGATCGGCGACCGCTTCACCATGGGCGGCGCGGTGGCGGCCCTTGCCTGCCGTCGGTTCTTCGGCTTCGATACCGTCGTTCCCTGCCATTTCAGGACTTTCCCGATGATCGACCAGACCGCCGACAAATTCGTCGCCGGCATGGAAGGCTCGGGCGTCAACGTGGCGCTGCCTGAGATCGGCAAGCCGATCACGATCTAGGTCGCCTCATCGACCATTGGGGGGCAACGGGCGCAATCGCTCCGGCATCATGCATGTTGCGCGGCAGACGCCGCGCCGCTATAGCCCGCACTGGTTTTCCCGAGGCGAAAAGAACATGTCCGTTGATCTTCAGACCGTGAAGCGCGTCGCGCGCCTTGCCCGTATCGCGGTGAGCGAGGAGGACGCCGAGCGCATGACCGGCGAATTGAACGCCATTCTCGGCTTCGTCGAGCAATTGAACGAGGTCGATGTCTCGGGCGTCGAGCCGATGACCTCGGTCACGCCGATGGAGATGAAGAAGCGCCAGGATGTCGTTACCGACGGCAACAAGCCCGCCGACGTCGTCGCCAACGCGCCGGCGACGGAAGAGAATTTCTTCCTCGTTCCGAAGGTGGTGGAGTAGACCGTGGCTGTCGAGATCGCCGTCGAGACGCCTCTGCAGGACGACGTGCGCGCGCTGGTCGCCGAACTCAACGCCGCGCTGCTCGAGCTGACGCCGGCCGAGCATTGCTATCACCTGACGGTCGAGCAGATGGCCTGCTCGGACACGACGGTGTTCATCGCGCGCGACAACGGCCTTGCCGTAGGTTGCGGGGCGCTGAAGCGCCACGAAGAGGCGACCGGCGAGGTCAAGCGCATGTACACGCGGCCTTCGCATCGCGGCATGAAGATCGGCGCCGAGATCGTCGGGCGGGTCGAGGCGCTTGCCCGGCAGGAAGGGCTGACGCGCCTGGTACTCGAAACCGGCGATCGCCATCCCGCCGCCTGGACCGTCTATGAGCGCGCCGGATTCACGCGTTGCGGACCGGTGCTGGATTATCCCGACTCCGAATGGTCGGTGTTTTACGAAAAGAGCCTTGCCTGATGAGCGATCTCACACATCTCACCATTTCCGAGGCCCGCGCCCAGCTGCGCGGCAAGGAGATCACCGCGGCCGAGATCACCGAGGCCTATCTGGCGGCGATCGATCGCGCCAATCCGGTGCTCAACGCCTATGTGGCCGTCACCGCCGACAAGGCGCGCGACATGGCAAAGAACTCGGATGCCAAGCTTGCCAAGGGCGAGGGCGGCGCGCTGGAGGGTATCCCGCTCGGCATCAAGGACCTGTTCGCCACCGAAGGCATCCACACCCAGGCCTGCAGCCACGTGCTGGACGGTTTTAGGCCGCGCTACGAGTCCACCGTGACGTCCAATCTGTGGGCCGACGGCGCCGTCATGCTCGGCAAGCTCAACATGGACGAGTTCGCCATGGGCTCGTCGAACGAGACCTCCTATTACGGCCCGGTGATCAATCCGTGGCGGCGCTCGCGGCTCGACACGGTGGTGATGCCGACGACGCATCAGGGCGATGGCGGCTTCGTCTCCGCCGGCGGCACCAAGACCCAGCGCACGCTTGATAACGCCCAGCTGGTGCCAGGCGGTTCGTCCGGCGGCTCGGCGTCGTCTGTGGCCGCGTTCCTGTGCGCCGGCGCAACCGCCACCGATACCGGCGGCTCGATCCGCCAGCCCGCCGCCTTCACCGGTACGGTCGGCATCAAGCCGACCTATGGGCGCTGCTCGCGCTGGGGCATCGTTGCTTTCGCCTCGTCGCTCGACCAGGCCGGGCCGATCGCTCGCGACGTGCGCGACGCCGCGATTCTGCTGAAGTCCATGGCTTCCGTCGATCCGAAGGACACGACCTCGGTCGACCGCCCGGTGCCGGACTATGAAGCGGCGATCGGCAAGCCGATCAAGGGCATGAAGGTCGGCATTCCGAAGGAATACCGCGTCGACGGCATGCCGCAAGACATCGAGGCGCTCTGGCAGAAAGGCATTGCCTGGCTGAAGGATGCCGGCGCCGAGATCGTCGACATCTCGCTGCCGCACACCAAATATGCCTTGCCGGCATATTATATCGTAGCGCCCGCCGAGGCGTCGTCGAACCTCGCCCGCTACGACGGTGTACGCTACGGCCTGCGCGTGCCCGGCAAGGACATCATCGACATGTATGAGAAGACTCGCGCCGCCGGCTTCGGCCGCGAGGTCAAGCGGCGCATCATGATCGGCACCTATGTGCTGTCGGCCGGCTACTACGACGCCTACTATCTGCAGGCGCAGAAGGTGCGCACGCTGATCAAGCGCGACTTCGAGAATGTCTTTGCCGCCGGCGTCGACGTCATCCTGACGCCCGCGACCCCATCGGCCGCTTTCGGCATCGCCGACGAGGACATGGCCTCCGATCCGGTCAAGATGTATCTCAACGACATCTTCACCGTGACGGTGAACATGGCCGGCCTTCCCGGCATTTCGGTGCCCGCCGGCCTCGACGGCAAGGGCCTGCCGCTCGGCCTGCAGCTCATCGGCCGCCCGTTCGACGAGGAGACGCTGTTCCAGACGGCCAATGTCATCGAGCAGGCGGCGGGCAAATTTCAGCCGGAAAAGTGGTGGTAGGCTCATACCTCATCTGACAGAGGGTGAGGGATGTTCTACTACTTGTCGAAAGTCTTCTGGTTCTTCGGCCAGCCGATCAATCTGGCGATCTTCCTGCTGCTTGCCGGACTGTTCGCAGCGCTGTTCCAGCGCCGCCGGCTGGCGGCGACGGGAAGTGTGCTCGGCATCGCGATTCTGGTCCTTTCGGCCTGGACGTCGGTCGGTGCGATGATGCTCAACCCGCTGGAAGAACGTTTTCCGAAGCCGCCATTGCCTGAGAAGGTCGACGGCATCGTCGTGCTTGGCGGCGGCTTCGAGGGCGCAATCAACCTGGCGCGCGGCGGTTATGAGCTGAACAGCGGCGGCGACCGCATGGTGGAGACGGCGATCCTCGCCAGGCGCTTTCCCCAGGCGAAGATCGTCGTGTCCGGCGGCAATGGCTCGCTTTTCCTCGACGGCGAGGGCGACGCCGACACGGCGCCGCGCCTGCTTGGCGCGCTTGGCGTCTCCGCCGATCGCCTGATCCTCGAGGACAAATCGCGCAACACCTATGAGAATGCGGTCTTCTCGCGAAAACTGGTCGAGCCGAAGCCTGGCGAGACGTGGCTGCTGGTCACCTCGGCCTTCCACATGCCGCGCGCCAAGGCGCTGTTCGACAAGGCGGGCTTTGCGACCATTCCGTGGCCCGTCGACTATCGCACCTCGGGCAAGGAAGGCGTCGGCTTCTACCGCGACAATCCCGTTGATTCGGTGCAGGCAACCACCATTGCGGTGCGCGAATGGATCGGGCTTTTTGCCTACCGGCTGTCCGGCAGGATCGATCAGCTCTTTCCCGGACCGGGCGGCTGACCGAGCACTGCCTGCCGCGCCGCCGAGAAGAACTGGCGGCGCACCAGCACCGCCAGAAGCACCAGCGTCGACATCACGAACACGACCGGGTCGACGAACCAGCCTAGATAGCCGATCGAGAAGAAGACGGCGCGCAGCCCGGCGTTGAAGTGCTTGCCGGCGAGCACGTTCATGCGCGTCGCCCGCCACACCGCGGTTTCGCTGACGGGATTGCGCGAAGCAGGGCCATGCGGGGTCGGCACAGCGCCGATCAGGATCGAGCAATAGTTGAACAGCCGGTAGGCCCAGCCGAATTTGAAGAAGGCGAAGGCCAGGATCAGCACCAGGCCGAATACCTTGGTCTGGAAGGTTTCGCGCGACGAAGCCTCGCCGAACGGCAGGTCGGCCAGAACCTGGAGCACGCGGTCGGAGGCGCCGAGCAGGGCAAAGCAGCCGCCGAGCGCGATCAGGGAAGACGAGGCAAAGAAGGCGGTGCCTTGCTGCAGGCCGCCCATGATGGCGGTATCGACAATGCGTATCTCGCGCTCGGCCATATTGCGCATCCAGGCCTCGCGCTGGGCATTCATCGCGGTCGTCAGCGAGACGCGGCTGATCAGCTTGCCGTCGGAGGCGAGCGTGTGCAGCACCCAGACGACCAGGAAGAAGGTCAAAGCCGCCAGATCTGCCAATGAGAGATGGAGTGAGTCGCCCATGCGTTCTTGTAACACAGGCGACGCCGGCGCTTCGACGGGGCAGGAGGCCTCAGCAGGATGATGTCGCTGGCGGAGCAAACAAGGTCGGCAGCCGCCGCGCCGCGACTTGCAAAACAGCGGAAACATCCAGGGAATTCCTATATGTAAGTTTCTGACCGGCGCTCAGGAGACCACGGCCCGTGTTCCTTTCGGTTTTCGACCTGTTCAAGATCGGCATCGGGCCGTCGAGCTCGCACACGATGGGGCCGATGACAGCCGCGCGCCGTTTCCTCGACGAGATCCTGGCCGGCGATTGGCCGCGCCCGGCAGGCGTCAAAGTCGACCGCATCGGCGCCAGCCTGCATGGCTCGCTTGCCTATACCGGCATTGGCCACGGCTCGGACCGCGCCGTCATGCTCGGCCTGGCCGGCCAGACGCCGCAGACGGTCGATCCGGACGAGGCCGACGGCATCGTCGCCCGCATCGGCGCGGAAAAGCGCATTTCGCCGCCGGGGCATCCGATATACCGTTTCGATCCCGCCAAGGACCTCGTGCTCGACCGCAAGACGCCGCTGACCGGCCACGCCAACGGCATGGCCTTCTATGCCTATGATGTGTCCGACCGGCTGCTGCTCAAGCGCATCTATTATTCGATCGGCGGCGGCTTCGTCGTTTCCGAGGAAGAATTGCAGCGCATGAAGGCCAAGGGCTCGGTGACGACCGAGGGCAGACGAGTGCCGTATCCCTTCAAGAATGCCGTCGAGATGCTGGCGATGGCGACAAAGAGCGGGCTTTCGATCGCCGAGATGAAACGCGCCAACGAGGAAAAGCACATGTCGCGCGAGGAGCTCGATGCGGGCCTCGACGCGATCTGGGGCGCGATGAAAGGCTGCATTGACCGCGGCCTGTCGCAGGACGGCATCATGCCGGGCGGACTGAAGGTGCGCCGCCGTGCGCGGCAATTGCACGACAAATTACAGGAACAGTGGCAGCAGAACCGGCCCAACCCCTTGCTCGCCAATGACTGGCTGTCCATCTACGCCATGGCGGTCAATGAGGAGAACGCCGCCGGCGGGCGGGTGGTGACGGCGCCGACCAATGGCGCGGCCGGCACGCTGCCGGCGGTGCTGCGCTATTGGCTGCATTTCCATCCCGAAGCCGATCAGCCGAGCATCCGCGATTTCCTGCTGACGGCCGCGGCCGTCGGCGGCATCATCAAGTCCAACGCGTCGATCTCGGGCGCCGAAGTCGGTTGCCAGGGCGAGGTGGGCTCCGCCTCGGCCATGGCCGCCGCCGGCCTGTGCGCCGTGATGGGTGGCACGCCAGAGCAGGTGGAGAACGCCGCCGAGATTGCGCTCGAGCATCATCTCGGCATGACCTGCGATCCTGTCGGCGGCCTGGTGCAGGTGCCCTGCATCGAGCGCAATGCCCTTGGCGCGGTAAAGGCCGTGACGGCCGCTTCCTTGGCCATCAAGGGCGACGGCACGCATTTCGTGCCGCTCGACGCCGCGATCGAGACCATGCGCCAGACCGGCCTCGACATGAACGAGAAGTACAAGGAAACCAGCCTCGGCGGTCTGGCGGTGAACGTGGTGGAGTGCTGAAGTCTTACGGACACTCCAGGCTGGCCCTGTGGAGAAGTCGCTCAAGGCGTTGACGCGTCAACCCTCGCGGCTAAATCTTGGGGCATGTCACTCAATCTCCTAAAACTGTGCGTCGGCTGCGACAGCGTCGAGGATCTCGAAGAGTGGATCGCCTTCCGCCTCGACGAGCGGCGGCGCGCCGGCGAGCCGGTCGAGCACTGGCACACCACCCGCATGGTGCCGACGCGCGGCAGCGAGATCACGGACGGCGGCTCGCTCTATTGGGTGATCAAGGGCAGCGTGCAATGCCGGCAGCTGATCACCGAGATCAGGCCCTTCACCGACGCTGAAGGTATCGGCCGCTGTCACCTGGTGCTCGATCCCGAGGTCGTGCGCACCGACTGGCAGCCGCGGCGCGCCTTCCAGGGCTGGCGTTACCTCAAGCCCGCCAATGCGCCGGCCGATCTCGGCAAGGGCATGGCGGCACTCGCCGAGATGCCGCGGAAGCTGAGGCTCGAACTCGCCGAACTCGGCCTGCTCTAAGCGCTGGCCCTTCGGCTCGCCAAGCGTGGGGGCTTGCAAGCGCCGGACCTAGGTCCCATCCTATTTCCTATGCTCAGTCATCCGTATGGCGGCGCAAACCGATGGGTGTGATCCTCGCATTGGCGGCAATCCTTGTGGTGCTTTTTGGCGCCGCGTTGCTCTTCGTGCGTGCTGATGCGGCGAGGATGGCCGACGGTCTGCGATCGCTCGGGCCGGCTTTGCTGGGGCTGGTCGGCGCGCCCATGCTGGTCTTCGGCCGCAGCCTCATCGGCGGACTGCTTCTGCTCGCGGCGCTCGCCTGGGTCGGCTGGATTCGCACGAGACGGCCTCCGGCGCGGGCTGCCGCTTCCAAGCATTCGACGGTGCGCACCGCTGCGCTTGAAATGGACCTCGACCATGACAGCGGCAGGCTCGAGGGGCTTGTTCTGGCCGGGCGCTATGAAGGCAAGATGCTTGGCGCGATGGGGCTGACGGATCTGCGCCAGCTTTATGGCGAGCTCAGCCCCGATCCGGAGAGCCGCCAGCTCCTAGAGACGTATCTTGACGGCCGTTTTCCCGTCTGGCGCAAGGACGCGCAGCCGCACAGTGGCGAAGGGCTGAGTGTTGCGCCAGGTGCGGGCGCCATGACTAAGGAGGAGGCCTACAAGGTCCTTGGTCTTGAAGCGGGGGCCGCCGCGGCGGATATCCGCAAGGCGCACCGCCGCCTGATGCAGCGCCTGAACGCCGATGTCGGTGGCACGTCTGTCCTGGCGGCGCGGATCAATGAAGCCAAGGACGTCCTGCTCTCCAATCACGATTAGTCTCCTTCGACGCCGGTACCTTCCGGGAGATTTGAACAGCCGCCTATTGCTCGACGGCGTAGCACGAGATTTTCTTCCGCTTCAGGGCATCGCAGGCCTTCCAGGCGGCATTCTTCGAGCCGAAGCCGCCGAAGCGGGCGCGGTAGTAGGTGACGCCGTCCTTGTCGAAGGCGACGGTGAAGCCGGAAGCATCGGAGAGGACCTTCGGCGCCTGCTTGGCGGTTTGATCCAGAAGGCTCTGAGCTCCGGTTTTGGTGGGCGAGGAAGCGACCTGAACCACCCAGCCTGACGGCACCGACGACGTCTTCACCGGATCGATCGCCGGCGCGGCGGGTGTCGGTTCGGCATAGGCCGTGACCGCCTGCGATGTGGTCTCCTGCGGCTTGGCAGCCGGCGCCACGGCGGCCACGGCAACCGTCTTCACCTTCCTGACCTGGATCACGGGCTTCGTCTCTTCGGCGACCTGTTGGGTGTCGTCCTGGACGTCGTCGGCCGAGGCAACGACAGTGTCGTCCGTCGCCGGCTTTTCGTCCGGAGTCGGTGCGTCATGCTTGGGCAAAAAGACCTTGGCCAGCGTCTTGATCGGGTTGTCGTTGCCCTTGGCGATGAGATCGCCGCCGCCGCGCGTCGAGGCGCGCGGCAGATAGGTGGTGATCAGCGCGGCCATCTGGTTGTCGCGGCTGCGGCCGGAAGCGCCGCCCATCACCACCGCGACGAGGCGGCGGTCGCCGTCTGCGACGGAGGAGACGAGATTGTAGCCCGAGGCGCGGGTGTAGCCGGTCTTGATGCCGTCGACGCCCTTGATACGGCCGAGCAGACGGTTGTGGCCGTTGATGCGCTGGCGGCCATACAGGAACGAGCGTTGCGAGAAATAGCCGTAATATTGCGGGAAGTGCTCGCGCAGCGCGATGCCAAGCATGGCCATGTCGTGCGCGGTGGTAAACTGGCCGGGGTCGGGCAGACCGTTGGCGTTGCGGAAGACGGTGCCGTTCATGCCGAGCTGGCGCGCCTTGGCGGTCATCATACGGGCGAAATTGTCCTCGCTGCCGCCGAGCAACTCGCCGAGCGCGGTGGCGGAGTCGTTGGCCGATTTCGTCACCATGGACAGGATCGCGGTCTCGACCGGAACCGAGCCGCCGGCGCGCACACCGAGCTTGGTCGGCGGCTGGGCCGCGGCATGCGCTGAGTAGGGCACCGGCGTATTCTTGCTGACCCGGCCCTTCGCCAGCGCCTCGAAGGTGAGGTAGAGCGTCATCATCTTGGTGAGCGAAGCCGGATAGCGCCGGCCATTGGCGTCGGCCGAATAGAGCACCTTGCCGGTCTTGGCATCCACCACAATGGCCGCGGACTTTGCGGCAAGGGCCGACGCCACATCGGCAGCGATAATCGTCATCGCCAGCGCGGCGACCATGACTGCCTTGAAGGAGAATGAGGATTTGGAGACCAGCCCCGACAACGCCTGACGCACCGTTACTACCCTGAAATTTTCGTTGCCCCGGAGGCGGCTACGGGAGTGCCTGCCTCACTTCCGGCCAAGCTATCGCGGTCAGCGTTACCAATCCGTTTATGGTAACCGCCGCGTTCACCATTTTTCGGCAAATCGAGCTTCTCTTTAATCGAATTTTACCGGCCGGCGGCGCTGGAGCCCCTGCGCACCAAGGGATTCTTGACTTTTGTGCGTTGCACAATATATTAAGGTGCATTGCACAAGGGCGCCCGGGGCAGAAAGGGCGTTTCAACCAAGGGAAGTATGAAATGACCCAGACCTATGAGGACTTCACGAAATACGGCAAGGAGTTTGCCGACACCGGGCTGAAGAGCTTTGCCTCGCTCACCAAGGGCGCGCAGGCGATCGCCACCGAAGCCGGCGAATACACCAAGAAGAGCTTCGAGGCCGGCAGCGCAGCCTTCGAGAAGCTGTTCGCGGCCAAGTCGATCGAGAAGGCCATCGAGATCCAGACCGATTACGCCAAGCAGAGCTATGAGAGCTTCGTGGCCGAGGCCAGCAAGATCGGCAATCTCTATGCCGAGCTCGCCAAGGAGGCTTACAAGCCGTTCGAATCGGTGGTCGCCAAAGCGAAGTAATTTCGCCGGATCATATCCATACGGCCAGCCGGCCTGTGAAAAGGACCCGGTCGCGGTAGCGCGGCCGGGTTTTTTCGTGGCCGATCGCAACCCGATGCACATTGCCGCATTCACGATTGAGAAATTCGCTTAGGTTTGCCCACCTAGCCATATTGTCAGCTAAACAGAAGGGCTTAAAATCGTCCATCGAGAACCTACATGTTGAACTCGCATGAGGATTCGAAAAGGCTGGACTACGTGACGATCGGTTTGACTGCCACGGCAGGCGTGGTGCGAATGCAAAGTGACGGGGACCGCAACGATCCCGGTCGCGGTACCGCTGTCATCACGCGCACCAAGACCAAGACCAAAAAGCCCAGCCTCTACCGGGTCCTCATTCTGAACGACGACTACACTCCCATGGAGTTCGTCGTTCACGTCCTTGAGCGTTTTTTCCAAAAGGACCGCGAGGCCGCCACACGCATCATGCTTCATGTTCATAATCATGGAGTGGGCGAGTGCGGCATCTACACATTCGAGGTGGCCGAGACCAAAGTGTCCCAGGTCATGGATTTCGCCCGACAGAATCAGCATCCGCTGCAATGCGTGATGGAGAAGAAGTGAGGTAACATGCCGGCTTTCTCCCAAGGCCTGGAAAAGGCGCTACATCAGGCGCTGACATTCGCCAACGAGCGGCATCATGAGTATGCGACGCTCGAACATCTGCTGCTTGCCCTGATCGACGACACAGAGGCGGCCGCCGTCATGCGCGCCTGCAACGTCGATCTCGACGAGCTCAAGCACACCGTTCTCACCTATATCGACACCGAGCTGGACAACCTCGTCACCGGCTACGACGAGGATTCCAAGCCGACGGCAGGCTTCCAGCGCGTCATCCAGCGCGCCGTGATCCATGTGCAGTCGTCCGGCCGCGAGGAAGTGTCCGGCGCCAACGTGCTCGTCGCCATCTTCGCCGAGCGCGAGAGCCACGCCGCCTATTTCCTGCAGGAACAGCAGATGACCCGCTACGACGCGGTCAACTACATCTCGCACGGCATCGCCAAGCGCCCGGGCGCTTCGGAATCGCGCACACCGCGCGGCGCCGAGGACGAGCAGGGCGGCCAGAACGGCGCCGAGCCGCAGGAGGAAAACGGCAAGAAGAAGCAGCAGGACGCGCTGACGGCCTACTGCGTCAATCTCAACAACAAGGCCCGCGCCGGCAAGATCGACCCGCTGATCGGCCGCGACAGCGAGATCAACCGCACCATCCAGGTGCTGTGCCGCCGCTCCAAGAACAACCCGCTCTATGTCGGCGACCCCGGCGTCGGCAAGACGGCGATCGCCGAGGGCCTGGCCAAGCGCATCGTCGAAGGCGATGTGCCGGAAGTGCTGCAGGACGCCACCATCTTCGCGCTCGACATGGGCACGCTGTTGGCCGGCACCCGCTATCGCGGCGACTTCGAGGAGCGGCTGAAGCAGGTCGTGAAGGAGCTCGAGGACTATCCGGGCGCGGTGCTGTTCATCGACGAGATCCACACCGTGATCGGCGCCGGCGCCACTTCGGGCGGCGCGATGGATGCATCGAACCTCCTGAAGCCGGCGCTGTCGTCCGGCGCGATCCGCTGCATCGGCTCGACCACCTACAAGGAGTTCCGCCAGTTCTTCGAGAAGGACCGCGCGCTTGTGCGGCGCTTCCAGAAGATCGACGTCAACGAGCCGACCATCGAGGACGCCATCGAGATCATGAAGGGCCTCAAGCCCTATTTCGAGGAGTTCCACAAGGTCCGCTACACCAGCGAGGCGATCAAGGCCTCGGTCGAGCTCTCGGCTCGCTACATCAACGACCGCAAGCTGCCGGACAAGGCGATCGACGTGATCGACGAGACCGGCGCCTCGCAGATGCTGGTGCCGGAGGCCAAGCGCAAGAAGACGATCGGCATCAAGGAGATCGAGGCGACGATCGCCACCATGGCGCGCATCCCGCCGAAGACGGTCTCGGCCGATGACGAGAAGGTGCTGCAGGGTCTGGACGTCGAGCTGAAGCGCGTCGTCTACGGCCAGGATACCGCGATCACCGCGCTGACCTCGGCGATCAAGCTGGCGCGCGCCGGCCTGCGCGAACCGGAGAAGCCGATCGGCTCCTACCTGTTCTCGGGCCCGACCGGCGTCGGCAAGACGGAAGTGGCCAAGCAACTCGCCGCCTCGCTCGGCGTCGAACTGATCCGCTTCGACATGTCGGAATACATGGAACGCCACACCGTCTCGCGGCTGATCGGCGCGCCTCCCGGCTATGTCGGCTTCGACCAGGGCGGCCTGCTCACCGACGGCGTCGACCAGCATCCGCATTGCGTGCTGCTGCTCGACGAGGTCGAGAAGGCGCATCCGGACCTGTTCAACATCCTGTTGCAGGTGATGGATCATGGCAAGCTCACCGACCACAACGGCAAGCAGATCGACTTCCGCAACGTGATCCTCATCATGACCACCAATGCGGGTGCGTCGGATGCGCAGCGCGCGGCGATCGGCTTCGGCTCGACCAAGCGCGAGGGCGACGACGTCGAGGCGATCAACCGGCTGTTCACGCCGGAGTTCCGCAACCGTCTCGATGCGATCATCCCGTTCGGCTCGCTGCCGGTGCCGGTGATCCATCAGGTGGTGCAGAAGTTCGTCATGCAGCTCGAGGCCCAGCTTTCCGAGCGTGGCGTCACCTTCGATCTGTCGCAGGACGCGATCGCCTGGCTGGCCGACAAGGGCTATGACGAGCGCATGGGGGCGCGTCCGCTCGGCCGGGTCATCCAGGAGCACATCAAGAAGCCGCTGGCCGATGAAGTGCTGTTTGGCAAGCTGAAGAAGGGCGGCACGGTGCGCGTCACCGTCGAGAAGAAGGAAACCGGAGAGTCCGGCCTGAAGCTCGAATCGCTCGCCGACGAGTCGCCCGTGCAGCCGAAGAAGGAAGAGCCGGAAGACGCGCCGAAGCCGAAGAAGGCGGTGGCCAAGAAGCCTGCGCCCAAGAAGGCGGTGGCGCAGAAGCCGGAACCGAAGGGCAAGGACGGCAACAAGCGCAGCCTTGTGCCGCAACTGCCGCGCAAGGGCTGATCGGCCTTATTCCGAATTGCAGAAAGGCCCCGGCGACGGGGCTTTTTTGTTGCAAGGAAACGTGGAAATCGGCCGGATTGTCCTTAATTTAACGGTGCGCGTGGCCGATGTCCTCCAACCGCCAACGGATTTTCCTGGATCAATGGAAAGACGATGCGCCCGTGTCGGTGCGGTCGCATCCTGTGGCCGCGCATGCTATGGCCGGCACATGTCGACTTGGACCTCGAACGTCACAGCGCCTCGTTCCACTTGGTTCCTGCGTGGTGCCCGCGCGGCCTTTTCCCTGCCTGGCCTGATCCTCGTCAGCTCGTTCATTGGCTTTGCCGCCCTGGCGAAAGACGCCGGGGTCACGGTGGCACAGGCCGCTTTCATGACCGGAACGGTGTGGGCGCTGCCATCCATGGTCGTGCTGGTGAGTGCGATCGCATCGGGAGCG
This region of Mesorhizobium sp. M2A.F.Ca.ET.046.03.2.1 genomic DNA includes:
- a CDS encoding DUF1489 family protein, producing MSLNLLKLCVGCDSVEDLEEWIAFRLDERRRAGEPVEHWHTTRMVPTRGSEITDGGSLYWVIKGSVQCRQLITEIRPFTDAEGIGRCHLVLDPEVVRTDWQPRRAFQGWRYLKPANAPADLGKGMAALAEMPRKLRLELAELGLL
- a CDS encoding YdcF family protein; translation: MFYYLSKVFWFFGQPINLAIFLLLAGLFAALFQRRRLAATGSVLGIAILVLSAWTSVGAMMLNPLEERFPKPPLPEKVDGIVVLGGGFEGAINLARGGYELNSGGDRMVETAILARRFPQAKIVVSGGNGSLFLDGEGDADTAPRLLGALGVSADRLILEDKSRNTYENAVFSRKLVEPKPGETWLLVTSAFHMPRAKALFDKAGFATIPWPVDYRTSGKEGVGFYRDNPVDSVQATTIAVREWIGLFAYRLSGRIDQLFPGPGG
- a CDS encoding GNAT family N-acetyltransferase → MAVEIAVETPLQDDVRALVAELNAALLELTPAEHCYHLTVEQMACSDTTVFIARDNGLAVGCGALKRHEEATGEVKRMYTRPSHRGMKIGAEIVGRVEALARQEGLTRLVLETGDRHPAAWTVYERAGFTRCGPVLDYPDSEWSVFYEKSLA
- a CDS encoding amidase family protein, which produces MSDLTHLTISEARAQLRGKEITAAEITEAYLAAIDRANPVLNAYVAVTADKARDMAKNSDAKLAKGEGGALEGIPLGIKDLFATEGIHTQACSHVLDGFRPRYESTVTSNLWADGAVMLGKLNMDEFAMGSSNETSYYGPVINPWRRSRLDTVVMPTTHQGDGGFVSAGGTKTQRTLDNAQLVPGGSSGGSASSVAAFLCAGATATDTGGSIRQPAAFTGTVGIKPTYGRCSRWGIVAFASSLDQAGPIARDVRDAAILLKSMASVDPKDTTSVDRPVPDYEAAIGKPIKGMKVGIPKEYRVDGMPQDIEALWQKGIAWLKDAGAEIVDISLPHTKYALPAYYIVAPAEASSNLARYDGVRYGLRVPGKDIIDMYEKTRAAGFGREVKRRIMIGTYVLSAGYYDAYYLQAQKVRTLIKRDFENVFAAGVDVILTPATPSAAFGIADEDMASDPVKMYLNDIFTVTVNMAGLPGISVPAGLDGKGLPLGLQLIGRPFDEETLFQTANVIEQAAGKFQPEKWW
- a CDS encoding metal-dependent hydrolase yields the protein MKLTWYGHSAFRVETKDATILIDPYLVGNPSWTGGWEGPAEGVTHVLLTHGHNDHVSGAVEVLKKSGAMLVANFEICMYLVGQGVSGDKINPGNIGGTVDCGPFTTTFVQALHSSSFGGEGSTNTYLGNPGGLVLHFPEDKTLYHMGDTDIFSDMGLINELHEPKVGIVPIGDRFTMGGAVAALACRRFFGFDTVVPCHFRTFPMIDQTADKFVAGMEGSGVNVALPEIGKPITI
- the gatC gene encoding Asp-tRNA(Asn)/Glu-tRNA(Gln) amidotransferase subunit GatC; this encodes MSVDLQTVKRVARLARIAVSEEDAERMTGELNAILGFVEQLNEVDVSGVEPMTSVTPMEMKKRQDVVTDGNKPADVVANAPATEENFFLVPKVVE
- a CDS encoding DUF599 domain-containing protein; this translates as MGDSLHLSLADLAALTFFLVVWVLHTLASDGKLISRVSLTTAMNAQREAWMRNMAEREIRIVDTAIMGGLQQGTAFFASSSLIALGGCFALLGASDRVLQVLADLPFGEASSRETFQTKVFGLVLILAFAFFKFGWAYRLFNYCSILIGAVPTPHGPASRNPVSETAVWRATRMNVLAGKHFNAGLRAVFFSIGYLGWFVDPVVFVMSTLVLLAVLVRRQFFSAARQAVLGQPPGPGKS
- a CDS encoding L-serine ammonia-lyase, giving the protein MFLSVFDLFKIGIGPSSSHTMGPMTAARRFLDEILAGDWPRPAGVKVDRIGASLHGSLAYTGIGHGSDRAVMLGLAGQTPQTVDPDEADGIVARIGAEKRISPPGHPIYRFDPAKDLVLDRKTPLTGHANGMAFYAYDVSDRLLLKRIYYSIGGGFVVSEEELQRMKAKGSVTTEGRRVPYPFKNAVEMLAMATKSGLSIAEMKRANEEKHMSREELDAGLDAIWGAMKGCIDRGLSQDGIMPGGLKVRRRARQLHDKLQEQWQQNRPNPLLANDWLSIYAMAVNEENAAGGRVVTAPTNGAAGTLPAVLRYWLHFHPEADQPSIRDFLLTAAAVGGIIKSNASISGAEVGCQGEVGSASAMAAAGLCAVMGGTPEQVENAAEIALEHHLGMTCDPVGGLVQVPCIERNALGAVKAVTAASLAIKGDGTHFVPLDAAIETMRQTGLDMNEKYKETSLGGLAVNVVEC